The following coding sequences are from one Enterococcus sp. 4G2_DIV0659 window:
- a CDS encoding aspartate aminotransferase family protein, with translation MKKRYKKEQGKAVWNSFKQMKSYLDKNFQVLIEVDEENNFINQDGKKIYDGVSNLLSANVGHKNPRVIKSIVDQLHTLDNSTLYTTTNDRAIEFSEKMKELTDQHFHSCFFTNSGSEACDTAIKIVRKYRYNQQSRKTGILALNGGFHGATIAAQMVAQDCYNNEEYALSPQGFFQVEPPILSCNDSESEKAQKITEAVKRFEAYIKREDAAIGAFIFELIQLSNAVNVLPQDYVEQVFSICKENDVLIIVDEVATGFGRTGKMFASQQYEVYGDLMMTAKGMTSGYIPMGCVMVTEKIFNGFWSDSEGAMLDHGYTSGGHPVACAAALATITELVDQKLSKNSEKMGSYLTEKLTSELKNNSLLEEVKGSGLMIALIFKEIPMKGMSQWGIAEIASKFMLNKGLMLYPDDTNVLIVAPPLTITKEACDQMVAIITETLKKIELFAET, from the coding sequence ATGAAAAAACGATATAAGAAAGAACAAGGAAAAGCGGTTTGGAATTCATTTAAACAAATGAAATCATACTTAGATAAAAATTTTCAAGTATTAATAGAAGTTGATGAGGAAAATAATTTTATCAATCAAGATGGCAAAAAGATTTATGATGGGGTTTCCAATCTCTTAAGTGCAAATGTGGGTCACAAAAATCCACGCGTTATCAAAAGTATTGTAGACCAGCTGCATACGTTAGATAATTCTACGCTGTATACAACGACAAATGATCGAGCTATTGAATTTTCTGAAAAAATGAAGGAATTGACAGATCAACATTTTCATAGCTGTTTTTTTACAAACAGCGGATCAGAAGCATGTGATACAGCTATTAAGATTGTTAGAAAATATCGATATAACCAACAGAGTCGCAAAACAGGGATTCTCGCATTAAATGGTGGATTTCATGGTGCAACGATTGCTGCTCAAATGGTCGCACAGGATTGCTATAACAATGAAGAATATGCACTTTCACCTCAAGGCTTCTTTCAAGTAGAGCCACCCATCCTTTCATGTAATGATTCTGAGTCAGAAAAAGCGCAGAAGATTACAGAAGCTGTCAAACGTTTTGAGGCATATATAAAAAGAGAAGATGCTGCAATAGGTGCGTTTATTTTTGAATTGATACAGTTGTCAAATGCAGTTAATGTGTTGCCGCAAGACTATGTTGAGCAAGTATTCTCTATTTGTAAAGAAAATGATGTGCTAATTATTGTTGATGAAGTAGCCACAGGATTTGGTCGCACAGGTAAGATGTTTGCTTCACAGCAATACGAGGTATACGGAGATCTAATGATGACTGCTAAAGGGATGACTTCGGGTTATATACCGATGGGGTGTGTCATGGTTACCGAAAAGATTTTCAATGGATTTTGGAGTGACTCAGAAGGTGCAATGTTGGATCACGGCTATACTTCTGGAGGTCATCCGGTTGCTTGTGCTGCTGCGTTAGCCACAATTACTGAATTAGTAGATCAGAAGCTTTCTAAAAACTCGGAGAAAATGGGGAGCTATTTAACAGAAAAGTTGACGTCTGAATTGAAAAATAACTCTTTATTAGAAGAAGTAAAAGGCAGCGGTTTGATGATTGCGTTGATTTTTAAAGAAATTCCTATGAAGGGAATGAGTCAATGGGGAATTGCTGAAATTGCATCTAAATTTATGTTAAACAAAGGATTGATGCTTTATCCAGACGATACGAATGTCTTGATCGTAGCACCACCGTTAACAATCACTAAAGAAGCTTGCGATCAAATGGTAGCGATCATTACTGAAACATTGAAAAAAATTGAATTATTTGCAGAGACTTAG
- a CDS encoding SDR family NAD(P)-dependent oxidoreductase has protein sequence MKKKILIFGGSGGIGSEIVVNLTEKYEVIVFDKNEKKHLAYQRAGIKSFLVDLTEEASKKVVLDYAHQASELYGVIFASGLMIPGSVTELSKEEWLMTMNVNLNLVFEYSQLLLPYLTKHTHAHIIALASHLGVVGTYNMSAYSVSKAAVIELVKCMALDYGDQGVLVNAVSPGFVKTNMLSNAMKQLTKNKKWMFTTGGLPKQYIQNSDIAQAITFILKQTSMTGENIVIDGGYTAR, from the coding sequence ATGAAAAAAAAGATACTTATTTTCGGCGGTTCTGGCGGGATTGGCTCAGAAATTGTTGTAAATCTGACTGAGAAATATGAGGTTATCGTTTTTGATAAGAATGAAAAAAAGCATTTAGCGTATCAGCGTGCGGGCATTAAAAGCTTTCTGGTTGATTTAACAGAAGAAGCATCAAAAAAGGTGGTGTTGGATTATGCTCATCAAGCTAGTGAACTATACGGAGTGATATTTGCCAGCGGATTGATGATTCCAGGAAGTGTCACCGAACTTTCGAAAGAAGAATGGCTGATGACAATGAACGTCAACTTAAATCTAGTGTTTGAATATTCTCAATTACTATTACCTTACTTAACGAAACATACACACGCCCATATTATTGCTTTAGCATCTCACTTAGGTGTTGTTGGCACCTATAATATGAGTGCGTATTCGGTATCGAAAGCAGCTGTAATCGAATTGGTTAAATGCATGGCGTTAGACTATGGAGATCAAGGTGTGTTGGTAAATGCTGTTAGCCCGGGTTTCGTAAAGACAAACATGCTGTCGAATGCAATGAAGCAGCTTACAAAGAATAAGAAATGGATGTTTACAACAGGCGGTCTCCCAAAACAATACATTCAAAACAGTGATATTGCCCAAGCAATTACCTTTATTTTAAAACAAACGAGCATGACTGGAGAGAATATTGTGATCGATGGCGGTTATACAGCTAGATAA
- the fabG gene encoding 3-oxoacyl-[acyl-carrier-protein] reductase, with amino-acid sequence MRLDGKKVIVTGGCRGIGKHITKKCLELGATVAVTYVHSKQHADQLKKELPEFEKKLHIFQLDVSKKDVVKAQVKEMIETLDGVDCLVNNAGITKDKLFFMMTDEEWETVIETNLNGSFYMSKQVIMEMVRNKSGSIINMSSVSGVIGVAGQANYCASKFGVNGLTKSLSKELAAKNIRVNAIAPGYIDTEMVQQIPEKKLKELKGSIPMKRLGTPEEVADLVAFLCSDHSSYITGQTLVIDGGLT; translated from the coding sequence ATGAGATTAGATGGTAAGAAAGTCATTGTTACTGGCGGATGCCGCGGAATAGGCAAACACATTACAAAAAAGTGTTTGGAACTAGGCGCAACGGTTGCTGTTACATATGTACATTCAAAACAACATGCAGACCAGTTAAAAAAAGAATTGCCTGAATTTGAGAAAAAACTGCACATTTTTCAATTAGATGTTTCTAAAAAGGATGTTGTGAAAGCTCAGGTAAAAGAAATGATTGAAACCCTAGACGGAGTCGACTGCTTGGTGAATAATGCAGGAATTACAAAAGACAAACTGTTTTTCATGATGACAGACGAGGAATGGGAAACTGTTATTGAGACAAATTTAAATGGAAGTTTTTACATGTCCAAACAGGTGATTATGGAAATGGTTAGAAATAAATCTGGCTCGATTATTAATATGAGCTCAGTCAGCGGTGTTATCGGAGTTGCTGGTCAAGCCAATTACTGCGCCTCTAAATTTGGAGTAAATGGTTTAACGAAGTCTTTATCAAAAGAGCTTGCAGCAAAAAATATTCGAGTGAATGCTATTGCTCCAGGATATATTGATACGGAGATGGTGCAGCAAATTCCAGAGAAGAAGCTTAAAGAATTAAAAGGATCCATTCCCATGAAACGATTGGGAACGCCGGAAGAAGTGGCAGATTTGGTTGCGTTTCTTTGCAGTGATCATTCAAGCTATATTACTGGACAAACATTGGTGATTGATGGTGGTTTGACATAA
- a CDS encoding beta-ketoacyl synthase N-terminal-like domain-containing protein, with translation MENIKVMGIGVISKLGNNLDEIWANLDMRAESADSHGKIDFESVVPKKKRRRMNRYSEMTVYTTHKALESSRIDTESLDKTKVGTIFSTGYGPMVSNLAFAEMVHEGDQDLCSPTVFANTVSNTCVGHVCMEYGFQGVSTILMGSNNIAYSSSLLKKDVADHIVTGSVEEYCEELYEAFNQKEITKAVPVQEASVTFVLKKSDKSNKGYCEIIETKDCNLGIYPLIEKVNEARVKQNLTKLLKQVNGGNHSEIDLIIDSSNGSYFDALESGILTDIFGTQISRIDNVKQLFGETLGSSCNVGLLVGALILKNGYVPSKLGGNIKTDHLKTILVTGYDVSGNYTATVITKERS, from the coding sequence TTGGAAAATATAAAAGTAATGGGAATTGGTGTTATCAGTAAGCTTGGAAATAATCTTGATGAGATTTGGGCGAATTTAGATATGAGAGCTGAGTCAGCAGATAGTCACGGCAAAATCGACTTTGAATCTGTCGTTCCTAAGAAGAAAAGACGGAGAATGAACCGTTATTCAGAAATGACGGTTTACACAACACATAAAGCATTGGAATCGAGCCGAATTGATACGGAATCTTTAGACAAAACTAAAGTAGGAACAATTTTTTCAACAGGATATGGTCCCATGGTTTCTAACTTAGCTTTTGCTGAAATGGTTCATGAAGGAGATCAGGATTTATGCAGTCCAACTGTTTTTGCAAATACAGTTTCTAATACCTGTGTAGGACATGTATGTATGGAATATGGTTTCCAAGGTGTGAGCACGATTTTGATGGGCAGCAATAACATTGCTTATTCCAGCTCGTTATTGAAAAAAGATGTTGCAGATCATATTGTTACTGGATCGGTTGAGGAGTATTGTGAAGAACTTTATGAAGCTTTCAATCAAAAAGAGATTACGAAAGCTGTTCCTGTTCAAGAAGCCTCTGTTACCTTCGTTTTAAAGAAATCAGATAAATCAAACAAAGGATACTGTGAAATTATTGAAACGAAAGATTGTAATTTAGGAATCTATCCATTGATTGAAAAAGTGAACGAAGCAAGAGTAAAGCAAAATCTCACGAAACTTTTGAAGCAAGTGAATGGAGGAAATCACTCTGAAATTGATTTGATTATTGATTCCAGTAATGGCTCATACTTTGATGCATTAGAAAGTGGTATTTTGACGGATATCTTTGGAACGCAAATCTCTCGCATCGACAATGTGAAGCAGTTATTCGGTGAAACGTTAGGCTCTTCGTGTAATGTTGGACTCTTAGTAGGAGCATTGATTTTGAAGAACGGATATGTCCCATCAAAATTGGGGGGGAATATCAAAACAGACCATTTAAAAACTATTCTGGTCACTGGATATGATGTTTCAGGAAATTATACAGCAACGGTTATTACAAAGGAGAGATCATGA
- the fabZ gene encoding 3-hydroxyacyl-ACP dehydratase FabZ has protein sequence MEYSKILETLPHRYPMLFVDDIQEIDFGKYVRGIKCVSVNEPWAQGHFPDEPVFPGVLLIETMAQIGGFMFYSDDERSLKAYLSKIEDVKFLKKIRPGDQVIVEAEFVQKVSKFVRVKCKAKVDGKIAAKGIITYYFDTNFELE, from the coding sequence ATGGAGTACAGCAAAATTTTAGAAACCTTACCTCACAGATATCCAATGCTGTTTGTTGATGATATTCAGGAAATAGATTTTGGAAAATATGTAAGAGGAATTAAATGCGTCAGTGTAAACGAGCCTTGGGCACAAGGTCACTTTCCAGATGAGCCGGTTTTCCCCGGTGTGTTATTGATTGAAACGATGGCCCAAATTGGTGGCTTTATGTTTTACAGTGATGATGAACGTTCTTTAAAAGCCTATTTATCAAAAATTGAAGATGTTAAATTTCTTAAAAAAATTCGTCCTGGTGATCAAGTCATTGTTGAAGCAGAATTTGTACAAAAAGTATCAAAATTTGTTCGAGTGAAATGTAAAGCAAAAGTTGATGGGAAGATTGCTGCTAAAGGAATTATTACCTACTATTTTGATACTAATTTTGAATTGGAGTGA
- a CDS encoding BtrH N-terminal domain-containing protein — protein sequence MLTVDVANTHTPGSNCGTNASKVLLQAQGYPFSEAMIFGCGSGLGFIYQYYKESDECFLSGKNESLELNLATLLGGEYVSGNFDDPDKAFSTILTMVDEGIPVILDLSIKHLPYFKPYLASLNNIGFGLHNAIVTDCDRKNQTVTLLDHRWAEPKVIAIEDLKLAMGATESGVNPRSNYRSIILPFYSGSHHQEIVQAVELNIHRLKYPFAFKMGLKGLSAFRKELLTIVSNNELYEEKQETIATFGILMEKLGTGGGNFRRIYGRFLQEAAEITGDKRFLESAIHYKEAAKEWKLLSKLLTGSMMNQEEQQQLDRCLSKIIEIENQGIQLLEWIVKE from the coding sequence ATGTTGACAGTTGATGTAGCAAATACACATACACCAGGATCAAATTGTGGTACCAATGCTTCAAAGGTGCTGCTTCAGGCACAAGGCTATCCTTTTTCTGAAGCAATGATCTTCGGCTGTGGTTCTGGTTTAGGTTTCATTTATCAATATTACAAAGAATCAGATGAATGCTTTTTATCAGGAAAAAATGAGAGTTTGGAATTGAATTTAGCTACATTATTAGGTGGAGAGTATGTTAGTGGCAACTTTGACGATCCTGATAAAGCCTTTAGTACAATCCTTACAATGGTGGATGAAGGAATTCCAGTTATTTTAGACCTATCGATCAAACATTTGCCATACTTTAAACCTTATTTGGCCAGTTTGAATAATATCGGTTTTGGGCTACATAATGCAATTGTTACAGACTGTGATCGAAAGAATCAAACCGTGACATTATTGGATCATCGTTGGGCAGAACCAAAAGTTATTGCTATCGAAGACCTCAAATTGGCAATGGGGGCAACGGAAAGCGGAGTAAATCCAAGAAGCAATTATAGAAGTATTATTTTACCATTTTATTCAGGTAGTCATCATCAAGAAATTGTTCAAGCGGTAGAATTAAATATTCATAGATTGAAGTATCCGTTTGCCTTCAAAATGGGTTTGAAAGGACTTAGTGCATTCCGTAAAGAACTACTAACGATCGTATCAAATAATGAGCTTTATGAGGAAAAACAAGAAACTATAGCAACCTTCGGTATTTTAATGGAAAAATTAGGAACTGGCGGTGGCAATTTTAGACGTATTTATGGGCGCTTTTTACAAGAAGCGGCAGAAATTACTGGAGATAAGCGATTTTTAGAATCTGCAATTCATTATAAAGAAGCTGCCAAAGAATGGAAACTACTTTCAAAGCTTTTGACAGGTTCAATGATGAATCAAGAAGAACAACAACAGTTAGACCGTTGTTTGTCAAAAATCATAGAGATAGAAAATCAGGGAATCCAATTATTAGAGTGGATAGTAAAGGAGTAA